In Aegilops tauschii subsp. strangulata cultivar AL8/78 chromosome 3, Aet v6.0, whole genome shotgun sequence, one genomic interval encodes:
- the LOC109738717 gene encoding transcription factor MYB2-like, protein MDTGLAMNVLPMSPAGSSAVTTGDLRRGAWTAEEDLLLVDYISRHGEGRWNSLARCAGLRRTGKSCRLRWLNYLRPDVRRGHITPEEQLLILDLHSRWGNRWSKIAQHLPWRTDNEIKNYWRTRVQKHARQLGCDVNSDRFRQVVRLVWMPRLLERIQAESSSSAAAASEYVALPVAGESQSYHCFNHASSECWTAVVAMSPDTSSTPRYSLSSTEASHGGHFPEWGSAAATANIEGSMMHSCSGEGGAVGGDHHVFPGDKLNESWSELLAASDVPGFEFEDSLWSLEDIYSYR, encoded by the exons ATGGACACCGGCTTGGCCATGAATGTGCTGCCGATGAGCCCCGCCGGCTCGTCGGCTGTGACCACCGGGGATCTGAGGAGGGGCGCGTGGACGGCGGAGGAGGACCTTCTGCTCGTCGACTACATCTCCCGGCACGGCGAAGGACGCTGGAACTCGCTCGCTCGATGCGCAG GCCTGAGGCGCACCGGGAAGAGCTGCCGGCTCCGGTGGCTCAACTACCTCCGCCCTGACGTCCGGCGCGGCCACATCACGCCGGAGGAGCAACTCCTCATACTCGACCTGCACTCCCGGTGGGGCAACCGGTGGTCAAAGATCGCGCAGCACCTCCCGTGGCGAACGGACAACGAGATCAAGAACTACTGGCGTACCAGGGTGCAGAAGCACGCCAGGCAGCTCGGATGCGACGTCAACAGCGACCGCTTCCGGCAGGTCGTCAGGCTCGTTTGGATGCCGCGCCTCCTCGAGCGCATCCAGGCGGAAagctcctcctccgccgctgcTGCCAGCGAGTACGTCGCACTGCCGGTGGCTGGCGAATCACAGTCGTACCACTGCTTCAATCACGCGAGCAGCGAGTGTTGGACAGCGGTGGTCGCCATGAGCCCCGATACCTCGAGCACGCCTCGGTATTCGCTGTCATCGACGGAGGCGTCACATGGAGGGCATTTCCCAGAGTGGGGCTCTGCCGCTGCCACGGCCAACATTGAGGGTTCGATGATGCACTCCTGCAGCGGCGAGGGTGGGGCCGTAGGTGGCGATCATCACGTTTTCCCTGGCGACAAACTCAATGAGAGCTGGTCGGAGCTCCTCGCTGCCAGCGATGTCCCCGGTTTCGAGTTCGAAGATAGCTTGTGGAGCCTAGAGGATATTTACTCATATAGATGA